Sequence from the Thermocoleostomius sinensis A174 genome:
CTGACTTGAGTGGCAGTAGGCGATCGTCGCAGTCGTCCAGTTGAGCGGAATTGGCGATTGCGGACTTCTGTGGGTGGCGCATTATAACGGGTTTGATATTGCCGTGCCGCCTGATCATAGGTTCTACCGTAGCTGCCGTAGCCCGTCAGCACCACACCAGGTCGATACACGGGCGGAAAGTAATATTGCGGCGTGAACAGCAGATTGCCGATCGCTTGTCCGGCTAATGCACCCGCAAATGGTGTCCAAAAGCTGCGCTCTTGCTGCACCACTACAATCTCTGGTTCACCAGTCTGTGGGTTAACTTGTTCTTCAGTGACATTATGGACATAATCAATCCGAAAATCTTCAGTTAGATGCAGCGAAGGTTGTCCTTGCTGCATTTGAAGATAGCTTGTTTCGCCCGCTTGTATTTCCTCTTCTGTCAAACGCGCCATCGGCAGATTGGTTGTTTGAAAAATAGAAGACTCGCCTGCTGCCGTATTCAGCAGTATCACCGTATAGGTACCATCGATGTCATCGTAGGTAGCCTGCTGAATCGGATATTTGCCATCCGACAGTCGAGTCGGTTCAACAGACTGGTTAACCGATGGTTGATTTGCCGATGGTTGATCAGGCGCAGATGAATTTTCTACAACCAAACCACCACACCCTACAATCGGCATTACCAGCACAGACACCATCAACACAGAAATCACGTTACGCGTTACAGCCATAAGCAGAGCGAAAAGACGATCACTCTAAAACTGTAGCGTTCAAATCTGGGGATTGGGGTACGGGAATTAGGTGATTGGAAGTTGGGGTTGAAAAAATGTTGAAAGAACGTTGAAAAAATACCGTATTACTCCCCACTCCCTATTCCCCAACTTACAGTGGAATCAATTCAGGATAATGCTGCAACAGTTGATCATCGGTCAATCGATCGCCAATCTGAGCGGGTGAGAAATGCACCTGAATTGCTCGCAAGCGATCGTCATAGTGCAAATTCATCAGGGCCTTTAAGCCAATTTTGAGGGCAGTCATGTTAGCCAGATCGGTTTCCAGCGCAGGGACTTCGCCTTCATAGGCCACTGTCAGCATCAGGACTAAGTTTTGTGTAATCGGCAAGGTTAAGGTTGCATCTAGATCGGCTTGGTCATCTGTCTCTAGCTCCAGTCCGCTGCCATAGCGTTGGGCCGAGTCGGTAAATAGCTCGGTAACATAATCACCTGCTTCGCCTTCGTCCCAAAACACTTCGCCTTCATTAGCCGCCGATCGCCAGTAGGTTTCATACTCCAGCAGGGCTTGGCAAATTTCGACGAGTCCTTCGCCCAGGGTGTGCAAATCTCCTTCATCGGCAACAGCCTGTCGAGCCGATTGGTTTAGCACCCCCAGCAATGGAGCCACTTCATTGCCTGCCAGATGAACAAACAGCCGACACACCACAATTCGGGTTTTGCCACTCATACGATTGAGGCGATCGCGCCAAGAAGTCATCGCCTACTCCTTTAGATAACTACATAATATACATAACTACATACAACTACATACATAACTACCCAATAGGTTGACTGGGCGTTTATCTGAGCTTTTTATCTAGTCTAAAAGCGATACGAGTTGAAGAGAACCCAACCCCAATTCCTTCGAGGAAATGGCTCTCACCTCAAACAAAGCCAGCATATCGTCAAGTTTTGGATTGCCCTTCGATTCGCCCCGAAATCCTTTAGCGATCACTAACCCACAGTGACCTTTTGTTTTCTTACAGCGTTGATCCCACTTTTTGCGAGCTTGAATGTGCACCGGATCAGCCTCCATGAATTCGCCAAACAGATGCAAATCGCCATTATTGAGTTGCAGAACTCCTAAATCATAGCGATCGTCCGAAAAAGGATCTTCGCCCGGACTGAAACAAATCGCCTTGAGACCACCCGCTGCCTTGAATTCTTTAATCAGAGCATTGGCCTTGGTTTGCGAAGTTTGAATCAAAATGACTGGAAAGCCATCGGCTGTTTGAGGAAAGGTCGCGTCGGCCTCTTGGTGAAACTTCACTTCCGATCGCAGCATCTTGAGAATCTCCCAAGACATCGCCCCCAAGCTGTAGAAAGCATTGTCTGGAATCAAATCACTGCGCAACACTGGCAAACTCTGCCCGAATAACTCGCTGTCCTCCTCGCCTGCCGACATTTCTGCTAATTCATGGGCTAGGTCTGGCATCGTTGCCACTTTCACGGTAACCCGCTTGCTGCTCTCCAAAGGCTCAGGAATCCGATAACGACCTGTGACGGGCGGAAACTCATCTATGCTCAACCGTCGAAGGTTTTGGTGGAAAAAGCGATGCAACGCTTGTAGAGCCACTAAAACCACGCTGGCTTCCTCAGTATAAAGCGAGGGGCGCATCCCTTCGAGGGGGTGCAAATTGCCAAACGAGGGGTAGACGCCATGTTGCTCATAGAACGCTTGGAAGGCAGCACCTTCTTCATCAAGCTCCGCCTCTGGTGCAATGTCGTCTTGCTCAAATGTGACAAACAAACAATCTTGTTCTAGAAACGCTCCTTCCAACTCATCTGGGCTGTCGCCTGCTGCCAACACTCGCCGTCGAAATTGCTTCAGTGAATCGAGCGATCGATACATTAACAGACCATACTCCATTCCCAACATGCCCAAGACTGAGACATAGAGCGTATCCACGTCTTCGTGATTTAACTCGACTGCTAACACCTTTTCTTCGTCAAGTCGTTCCCAGGGCGCATCCTGCCAAATGTCTTGGATGGCTGTCAGCATTGGCTCTACAAATTCAGGCGGCAGTTGAGGGGGACGACTGCGAGCAATGCCTTGAAGTCCGTCAAAGATTTCGTCAATCAGCGGTAGTTCAGAGACATACTCCACCACAATATCGAGATCTTGCAGCACCCCACGTAAGAAAAACTGAACTTCGCGATCGCGTACCACAATCTTCTGCGGTCGTCCGGGTGGAGAAGGGCTGTGCGGATATTCCATCGCTTGCAGCAGCGTTCGCACAATTGCCTCGTGCCCAGCCTCGCAGGGAACCATATCCATCGCGCGTACTACGCCTTCGGTGCCATCCACCCACAAGATGCACTCGCCTTGTGTTCGTCCTCCTGTTTCAGTTCTCATAGCCAAATTGGACGACAGAAAACGACGATCGCCTTCCCACACGCAGGGAACTTGGCGCAAACTTTGGAGGCGACGACGGGTAGAGCGATTCAAAGCAGTCATACAACACAACCAGCTAAATAGCAGTTAGAGAAATAGGCTTATTAGGACAAGACACAGTGGATGCAGGGGGTAAGTACGATCGGGATCAAAATGGTAAAGAGCACACTTATTCGGTTCGATGAACTACGAACCTGATGCAGCTTGACTAGACTCACGCCAAGGCGATAGTTCAACACAATCTAAATCGTAGATGAATATTGATGCAGACATTCTAACGATGCTAGAGACTTCCTGGCCGCTCTTAGACAAAAAGCTTGAGACAATCGGCTTGAGACTGTTTAAGTTAAATAAGAACTAACTTAACCGTTCGGGTACAAGGCTCAAAACTCTCTATCGATAGAGTTGGCAATTACTTTGCCACAGGTTTCATCCATCCGTTACCATCATGGTATAGCGTCTCATTAGCGGATTTCTGAGGGAGCCTCAACTAGAAATGACACAAGCAACTCAATCTCAACAGCCTGGCATTTTGATGTCTGACGCCGCCCTTCGTCACGTGCTGGCCCTGCGAGATAAAATGGGCAAAGATTTGTGCTTGCGAGTAGGAGTGCGCCAGGGCGGGTGTTCTGGCATGTCCTATATGATGGACTTTGAAGAGCCAAGCAACATTCGAGAAAATGATGAAGTGTATGATTATGACGGCTTCAAAGTTGTGTGCGATCCCAAAAGCATTCTGTATCTCTATGGTCTAACGCTGGACTATAGCGATGCTTTGATCGGAGGCGGCTTCCAATTTACTAATCCCAATGCGAATCAAACCTGTGGCTGCGGCAAGTCATTTTCGTAGAGCGACTTCTTATAGCAGGTTTTGTCAGAACGACGTTACACGTTCTGGGTGAATATCTCGGTGAATAGCATTCCAGCGCAGTCGCATGGAGCTGTGTTGGCTTTGCAAGAATGCCAAACTACAACAGACAAAGCGAGATACCCGTTGACGCAAGCAGTTATCGATTAATGTGCTTGTAATATGCCTGTCAGTGATTGGGGTAGATGACGAGCCATTAATCTGATACTCAACCAATAAATAGCTCAACACTCAAATAAATAACTCAACACTCAATAGGAGAGTGCCCTGCTCACGGTAGAATCATGCCGGAAGTCTTGTCCGATCATTCATGAGCCAGCTTCACTCGGAAGAATCATCTATTTTAGACCCTCAGTCTGCTCAAGTTCACTTCACCCAACGCCCCATTGCCTGGCTATCTGCTTTTTGGAAGTTTGCCCGTCCTCATACGATCGTTGGAACTAGCCTGAGTGTCTTGGCTCTATTTTTAATTGCACTGGCAGAAACTCACGCTATTTCTTTTACTTCTGATTTAGTTTCTGATTCCTTGCTGCTGGTCCCTGCTCTGGTTGCCTGTTTGTGTGGCAATGTCTATATTGTGGGTTTGAATCAATTAGAAGATGTTGAAATCGATCGCATTAACAAACCCCACTTGCCTTTGGCATCCGGTGAGTTTTCCCGCCGCCAAGCTCAGGCCATTGTCGCGACCGCTGGTAGCTTAGCGCTGCTGATCTCGGCGTGGCAGGGCATTTTCTTAATGGCAACGGTTTGGTTAAGTGTCGCCATTGGCACCGCCTATTCGTTGCCGCCTATTCGCCTCAAGCGCTTTCCCATCTGGGCATCATTATGTATTTTTTCGGTACGGGGGGCGATCGTCAACTTGGGGTTATATCTGCATTTCAATCAAAAAATGACTCCGCTTGACCAAAATTTGCCCACAAGCCTGCTCACAATTCCAGCAACGGTATGGGCTTTAACGCTGTTTATTTTGGTATTCACGTTTGCCATTGCCATCTTCAAAGATATTCCTGATTTGGAAGGCGATCGGCGCTATCACATTACCACCTTCACCGTCCAACTCGGACAGCAAACTGTTTTCAGTGTTGCTCGTTGGGTTTTAACGGTTTGCTATCTCGGGATGATCATTGGCGCAGCGTTGATTACACAAATTCATGCACCGTTCTTAATAGCGACCCATCTTGCTGCATTGGTTGTCCTTTGGGGGTTAAGTTGGCGCGTTGATTTGCAAGAGAAGGTTTCAATTGCGCAATTTTACCAATTCATTTGGAAGCTGTTTTTTTTAGAGTATTTGCTGTTTCCAATCGCCTGTCTGCTAGCACAGCCGTAGCATGCAGCCAAACACAGCCCTGCTCTTAGTAAAAACGGGCAGGGTGAT
This genomic interval carries:
- a CDS encoding DUF1517 domain-containing protein, which encodes MTSWRDRLNRMSGKTRIVVCRLFVHLAGNEVAPLLGVLNQSARQAVADEGDLHTLGEGLVEICQALLEYETYWRSAANEGEVFWDEGEAGDYVTELFTDSAQRYGSGLELETDDQADLDATLTLPITQNLVLMLTVAYEGEVPALETDLANMTALKIGLKALMNLHYDDRLRAIQVHFSPAQIGDRLTDDQLLQHYPELIPL
- a CDS encoding DUF6930 domain-containing protein, producing MTALNRSTRRRLQSLRQVPCVWEGDRRFLSSNLAMRTETGGRTQGECILWVDGTEGVVRAMDMVPCEAGHEAIVRTLLQAMEYPHSPSPPGRPQKIVVRDREVQFFLRGVLQDLDIVVEYVSELPLIDEIFDGLQGIARSRPPQLPPEFVEPMLTAIQDIWQDAPWERLDEEKVLAVELNHEDVDTLYVSVLGMLGMEYGLLMYRSLDSLKQFRRRVLAAGDSPDELEGAFLEQDCLFVTFEQDDIAPEAELDEEGAAFQAFYEQHGVYPSFGNLHPLEGMRPSLYTEEASVVLVALQALHRFFHQNLRRLSIDEFPPVTGRYRIPEPLESSKRVTVKVATMPDLAHELAEMSAGEEDSELFGQSLPVLRSDLIPDNAFYSLGAMSWEILKMLRSEVKFHQEADATFPQTADGFPVILIQTSQTKANALIKEFKAAGGLKAICFSPGEDPFSDDRYDLGVLQLNNGDLHLFGEFMEADPVHIQARKKWDQRCKKTKGHCGLVIAKGFRGESKGNPKLDDMLALFEVRAISSKELGLGSLQLVSLLD
- a CDS encoding HesB/IscA family protein encodes the protein MTQATQSQQPGILMSDAALRHVLALRDKMGKDLCLRVGVRQGGCSGMSYMMDFEEPSNIRENDEVYDYDGFKVVCDPKSILYLYGLTLDYSDALIGGGFQFTNPNANQTCGCGKSFS
- a CDS encoding homogentisate phytyltransferase, with translation MSQLHSEESSILDPQSAQVHFTQRPIAWLSAFWKFARPHTIVGTSLSVLALFLIALAETHAISFTSDLVSDSLLLVPALVACLCGNVYIVGLNQLEDVEIDRINKPHLPLASGEFSRRQAQAIVATAGSLALLISAWQGIFLMATVWLSVAIGTAYSLPPIRLKRFPIWASLCIFSVRGAIVNLGLYLHFNQKMTPLDQNLPTSLLTIPATVWALTLFILVFTFAIAIFKDIPDLEGDRRYHITTFTVQLGQQTVFSVARWVLTVCYLGMIIGAALITQIHAPFLIATHLAALVVLWGLSWRVDLQEKVSIAQFYQFIWKLFFLEYLLFPIACLLAQP